cgccgccgccgccgccgccgccgccgccgccgccgcgccgccgccgccgccgccgccgccgcgccgccgccgccgccgccgccgccgcgccgccgccgccgccgccgcgccgccgccgccacccccccccccccccgcactGCTTTGGCCGCCGCCGCTTTGGAGCCGCCCGGTCCCGGTTCCAAGCCGCTGCGTGCCGCTGTCCGGCCACCGCCGGCATCCCCGTGCCCTGGCACGCCGCTCCCGCTGCCACCGGGTCTGTACACGGCACCACAGCAGCCGAAAACTGCAGCGCCTTGCACGTATCCTTCCGCGTCTCTCCCTCTGCCGGAACTTGAGTACCCGGGCACGGTGGCATCACCGAGAGATCCCTCCGCAGCGCGGGACCCTGCACAACCGGTACCTGGTGTGCCTCCGTGTTTTCGCCTTCCGCGCCTTCCTAGCACCGAGCGGGACTACTTTGTGTCACGATTCGTCCGCGCAGCCACATCCACGCACACAAACCGTGCAACGAGGAGGGGGGGGCTGGAATATGACAGCTGCTTCAATTAgtacaggacagacagagaattatttcgcccctgcaaatgccagccctttgatcccaacacaaaagaatttGGAAAAAGAACTGTTCCCAAATAGCTCCAGAatccgcccccccccccccccccccagtgtttgggacagatttctcGACCCAAAATGAGACACTAAACCCTGCAAATTCGCCAGCATTAATCccaaaattagaaaactcacaaaaatcttttgataattttcaaCGAAGAGACTGGCATGAAGTCAGAGGCCAGATTTGCAAAGAAGAAAGTCTAAATCCTTTAGCTGTGCCTCTGTGCCTGTGTTATTCAGCCAGCAAGCTGCTGGCCCTAGAACACGGGTGGCTTTCCCACCTCATGAGATAAAAGAATTGCCAAAAGCAAAAAGGGACGGTGGTATCTGCTCCACATCTGCCAAACACACAAGGAATATTTTGGCAAGGTGCCTCATGTTCCCCTACACTGAGCATCTTTAACCATTCTTTTCTCTAACATAACCCTAATCCTTTTTTCTTAGTGCTTTTCACCACCAGGTGTCAGCAGTGTAGTGTCAGTGTGCCTGTGtggttttctgtttgctttggggttttgtgatttatttttttaattttttgttgcaGTAGTGCTTTTGTCATTCTGTGTTAGTAGGATGAGGTTGTAATGAGCATTACTCTGTAAAGAGCACCTGCCTACAATGTGTTAATTCAACATTTTAggttctgtttattttttctgtatggATCTATACTCACCCATTCTCCTATGGTGAAGTGTTCTGGGGTCCAATTACCTTTTTCTGTAAGTTAATTTTATGTGTCAGTGTGTATAGAAATGAGAAGGTTTAATTATTTTGTAAGTggcaatgtaaaaaaaaaaatggcctCTAAGTTGGATAACTCATGGATAATTTGCATCATGGCTCATTAACAATTAATTAATACTATGACTCTGCCCCACAGCAGAGGGGAGCGTGCCCAAGGATGGGGCCCcatcccctggagctgctctgctgccaacacacacatgcacatttGAGTAAAGAACACCAGAGACCTGAGGTGgaatgtaattttattttatactcATTTTGAGTCATCATCATTTAGGACTTCATGCTGTCATCTAAGTACTCCATACAAATACAGTTGATaaatgaaaatacagattttagCACATATATATATTGTTGAAATTCATGTTGAGAACAGATAAACAACAACAAGCAGCACATCCTATCCCTGCATAAAACAGCATTTTCCAGTTTCACACTGTAGACAGATCAAAAGCAAGAAACAGTGAGTTCTGCAAGCCAAGCTATTCCTAGCTTGGATACATCATTTTACCATCAAGGAACTCATTGCCAAACAACATGGCCACTGCCACCCCTTTTAATTAAATTTGACTGAATTTTGTCCATGTAACAAGAGCAGAATTGATCCTTCTATTGGAGAGTGCTCTGGTGATGAACACCCTGGATGCTGAGCCTCTGAACACTGTCTACAAACAGCAGAGTTTGTTTGTAATTACCACCaaccaggaaagaaaaagcctctctCACAGACAGAGGTGGATTGAGCTGAATAGCAATAAATACCAAATCTGCAAAATTACTGAGAATCATATATAAATGGAGAAGGCAGATgtaacaaaatgaaaattagcAACACCAAAGACTACCATTCATTAGTAAAACTCTGAGATGTGTAATGACTGAGCATTATTTAgcactttgcttttatttatttacttacaaTGGCTCCCAAACTGAAATGTCATTTAATTGCAGCATAAAACATGCCAAGAAGCTGAGCTACTGATCTCAAGTTTCCTTCACAGTGAGTGGTGATATGGCCATTAAAATTCAGCACGTGATCCACCAAATCAAATGCTGAGGTGGAATTTTGGACAGGATAAAGATCCTCATGTTTAGGAGAGCTCCTGTGGGTCAAATGACCCAAATGGTTATTGCACACTCCTTCCTCACCTGACTGACCATGGATGAGAcactgggagcacagagggagGGTGCCACAGTCATGGGGAAGAAGGATGGAGCAGGAAAGCCTCTTTCCAAagagacagctggactggggctgagcagtgccacaCATTCCTCTTGTGTTCTGCTCTTCTGCCCATCAGGAGCAGTCCAGGACCTGAGCTGCACAAAACCAGGGTCCAGCTGCTCTCACACCCTTCTTGCTTCCATCTGTGACCGAGGATCTGATCCTTGCTTTGTGAAAAAGCATCTGCAAACATGGCAGCCAGGGTGGATTTGCAATGAGCATGCTGATAAGCATCATCATCAGGGCAGGAATCTCTTTGGCATGACAGGAGAACCATACTGCCCCTCAAAGTCCTGTTATGCTACCTAAACTGGACCTGTACAGAACAATTATACAAAAAGGATCATTCATTCTTCCTgaaagcagcaaagccaagTTGTGACTTTACTGTGAACCAACTCTTCCAGGGCAGCAGTCTCAAATGCAGTTTATCAGCAACAACTTCTGTTCCTTCAGCTCTTAAAAGAAGCGATCAGAGTTCATTTTTTCAAAGTTTGGCAGGGAAATTATCTTCCAATTTCACCTCTAGAGTGCCCATACCTGGAAAATCCTTCTGTAACTCGAGCTTGCTGGTGGACTGAGTCAGAGccttggcatttatttttaaggcTTTCAGCTGCATCCTGTGATCGCTGTCTTCACCATCAGACATGGGACTCATTTCTTCAATTTCCAAGAGATCTCCAGTACTGAAATTCTTCTGTGTGTTACAGGAACTCACTCTCAGGGCTCTTGGTGGAAGGCCCTCCTTCCTCGAGCTGATCTTCTGGAGTTTAGCAGGGAGCTTGTTCTTCTCTCCTGCAACATCAGCACAGTCAGGAGGACAAACCTGctctcttctgcttttcttctcaaAAGGACTGTTCAAGAGAGACGACTGGGACAGGTTTTCTTCTTGCTCTTTGACACTGTAAGGAGGAGTGGGGACTTCAAAAGTGGCATGAAACTGAGAATAATCCACACGGAAAAAGCCATCTTCCAGAGACATGACTGGCAGGAACCTGTGACCCCACAGCACTTCATCTTCTGTGTACGAGGTCCTGGCCTGGCACGTCATTCCTGTGCAAAAGGACAAGAGCATTCAATGTGAGCAAGCAGACTGACACAGGGAACCAAAAATACAGGAGGCTGACAGATGAAAATGAATTTCAGCCAGCAAGGCAAGGATTTTACAGGTTATAAAATGGGGCAGTTGCTCCTAGACAATCTTCTTACAGTCACTGACTGAATAAATTTTTATGCAGACTTGCAACCAAGCCATGgcaaaatgtaaaattaaaacAGTATTAGCTTGTgtgctggtttcagctgggacaGAATTCATTTTCTTCACCATGTTGAGTATTGGAAGCAATTAGGTCATCCCAAAGATTCCCTTTTCCTCAAAACAAAAGGCCACAAAATCAGCTGTCATCTAGACAACACCATAcccaaatttaaaaaagaaacaaaactcttCTCATATTTGTCAATAACCACACATGCCTACAATCTCTGTGACTATCAGAACTGTATTTGTGCTGTGAAAGTGGATTTCTTACTCTGAATTCAAGTCAGTGCAAACTAGgttgtcactgtcatattttctggaaaaatcccttcaccaggatttcttctcctgggaagctgagaagcctcagagaagaatgcaaacaataattatctgattgcttctccctgttttgctgctttggaatgtggtctggagattgttgatccaacatgtgaattatttttaattaatgaccaatcaaggtccagctgtgtcagactcaggagtcagtcatgagttttcattatcattctttgcagccttctgtctgtatgcttaatataatataatataatataatataatataatataatataataattatattatatttgatataatattttatataactAATAGAATTATTAtatcattttaatataaaatttattataatataatatttattttaatatattatatattacattgTAACATACAATTACATATTACATATGTATCTGTATATTACATATACGTATGTACATATTACATATGTATACAGTGTATTACATTGTATATTCTATTTGTATATACATAATATACAAATACAATATACAACTATAATATTATAATTGTAATTattatagtataatataatatttattatcttatatttaatataatgctatatataattttatatagataaaataacataattattattatatcattttatatataaaatttattataatatatattatattatattttattctaAGCCAAGCCCTGTGGAGAAGGGAGGTCTCTATTCCTGGTGGGagccactgcagctctgcagcataTGGCAGGATATGCTGGAGCATGCAGCACCAACAGCTGCCTTGCTAAAAATATCAGCACTGAAAACAAAGATTGAAAATCAGAGCGTGCAGATTATCCCAAGTCTTACCGGTGGTCTCAACGATTCCTTCCAGGATGACAACGATTTCAAATTGCTCACTCCTCAGGGATCTTTgtgagaggcagaagaaggggCTCTCTGAATTAATTTCATGGCAGATGGTTAAAGGGGAAACCAAAAACAGCTGGTCAGCCCCAGTTCCAAATCCAACATCCAGCTCACACTGGTCCAGCGGCAGGAATTCCCCCTCTGGTGTCTGTCTGGACTAAAGAGAAAAAGATGATTCAGTAATCACTGGGTGAGGCAAAGCATAAAATCAATGAAATAAAGTGGAAACCTGCCTCTTGCATGACATTATCAGCTACATGTGGTGGGTCTGGGGGCTTCATCACGGAGATGAAATAATGCTAAATACAGGGAGGCTGCTATGCAAGACAAAGTTTGACTTTTCTTATTATGCCAGTGGATCTCATCACCACCTACAAACTCTACTGTgacatatatattaaaatatatatccacacatatatatatatatatatatatattttccatattaaaatatttaatattattatactatattatattatcatataaaatatatttacatatataatatataaatatatttaatacaataatatagtataatactGCTTatgtatttaatatatatttctttttatataatttaatatatatttttaaatatatatttatttttgacCAAAATGTCAGGTATCACACACTACATGCCTTGCAATGGATATTCAACATGAATACCCTGTGGCAAAAGTTCCTGTTAATGAGACAAAAATCTGAAGCTGGGCACATTTTATTCTGTTATTTGAATTAATGCTCTCTTATTTTTGTATGGTACTAACTTTTGCTTGGCACTGTGATAAAGGTAAACACCACAGGAATTGTACAGGACATCTGGTGAGTGGCATTTTCACAAATCACCTGAATTTATACCAATGATGCCCTCATCCCTTGCATGCACCACCCACTGCATATTGACCTTAATAATGAACTTCTTATTAAACAAAGTGCCTCATTCTTCTCCCCATCATTTCATGGGTCCAATAAAAATACTGATATAGCAGCTTCCCTCTACTCCATAGGGTTCCCTCCAAATTTTCCTGGTATTCAAAGTCTAACTAAAAATTACATCACTTGGCCAGGCAGCTCCTCGTGTGATTGCTTTGAAGGTCTCTGGTGGAAATTGCCCACCAAAATGAGCAGCTTGTACAGCTGATAAATAAATCCtatttaaaatctttttctgtttatttctgaTCAAAAAGCACTTAACTCTTCAAGAAGATGACTATtgattataaataaataaatattattatatttctactatctatatttatatatctatatatatttctattatctatatctatatatatttacCTATACTATCTATATTTCTACTAATATTATTACAAGTTCTACTATcataaatgaataaatagaTAGTTTTAATTGTGCTGCATTTTGGAAACATTGTTCACTGAGAGCAGTTTTCCATGACTCAGATCTGACTAGTGTTCTTTTAAGAAAGTTTCTGTCTTTAAAGAAAATCCCCAAGCAAATAGTTGATCTTCATATTGACTCCCTTCTTCACATGTACcttaaaaatgctgattttataACTGCCTGATATTTACTGGAGATTACACACCCAGCtaggcagcagctggagcacagctcaTTATTAAATACAATCCATGATTTCATCCACCTGCTACCTGCTTGTTTTGCTGCTGAGGAAGAAATGTTCTTCCTATCTAAGAAACAAAGTTCTGCCCTGCACAGGAGTGATACAGGGGTCTCTGAGCCAGCTCTTAGGAGCTCTTGGAGCACACCTGAGACAGCTCAGCCACCTCAGATGGCacaaaatcagcaggatggcttctgttgcagtgttggaaacagaaaagttttattAAAAGGCTAAATAATAAAGCTCTttacagagaaagagaaaaaccaaGAGAAAAACCAAGGCAGGGGCAAGAGGTTCTTGCTGCTGGTAAAACACCCTCCATAAGCCATTGGTGCCTTGgttctcttatttttcttttttctctttctcttatttttctcttatttttcttatttctctttctcttatttttctcttatttttcttatttctctttctcttatttttctcttatttttctaGTGAATTGCTCAGGCAGGACCTTTTGGCCTCTTTTTTGTCCAATTGGCcatccttaagtttgaggtgaagtccccaaggtcctatgaggtgtctttttACCTCATTGAGGAAAGAAACTTCTGAGCTTTTACCCTTTTTTTAAGGAGACAAAAGATAATTGAGTCACTCCAGGGCACATTCCTCCACAGGAGGACAAGATTCAGTTCCTCCTTTGCTGATGAAGACAGAGAAAATATCAGCTGATTGCATGTGAAAGCATTTTCACAAATTATTTATGATCTGGAAGGCAAAGAGATAAAAATCTCTTTGTGAGATTTACTGTGAGATAAAAGTGATCTTACTTCCTGGGAGATAAAAGTGATCAACACTTCCATAGCAGTCATGAGGGTCTGTTTTGTGCCAAGGTAGGATCAGCCTACTGCAAAAccatcttttctcttttcctgcagaGCTAGGctgcagtccaaccctgctttggctgcctggctgctgttcTTGCAGTGGGTGCACAAATTGATTGCCCAGCAATGATCTTTGCTCCAAGGTAACAAACCAGGACGAGCCAACATCTAAATCTCAAATTGTCCCAAATCTTCATCAAATGCATCTATCTAGGCAAAAATGTGCCATTTTGCACAAACTGTTGCCTGACTTGAGAACTGTTTGATCTACACACCATTTTTCTTTATGGAAGAACCTTCAATCAAACCCATTCAATAGTGAACAAACCCAGCCAGGATGATGAGAGGTAACAGATCTGGGAGAAAGCAGAAGGTTGTGCTTGAGGTATTCAGGATCTTACATGCAGGATTGATTTATGCAGGGCATGGAGGATTTTTAAACTTGTTTGTTGAATAAAAATAGGTTAACCTGAATGAAGAGAGCTTAATAGGCCCAACAGGTTCAGCCTCCTAGCCAGTGACCTTTGTTTTACATCTACAGCTTTACTCAAAGGATCACAAAACAAGAAGACAGAGGGCTGTGAAATGTCAGGAATAAGTCTAGAAGGAACACTTGTGACTCTTTATTTTGATCATCCACATAACACAAAGACAAGTAAATTTTGCAGATTAATACATGTTGAACAAGGGAACAATTAATTAGAAATGCCCTAGCTTGCAATTTAAATGTGGTCAGAGATGGACAGTCTAAACGTCTCAAAGAATTACTCTAAAGGTTAATTGCTTCAcagctaaggaaaaaaaaattaaaaattaaaacaaagtcCTGTGTCTTTAACTTTCTGCCACTGGATCTCAGTTTTTATTACAAGGCAGACTTGCACTGCATCACCACTCAGTCTGTTTTAGTGTCTGAACAAATACATCCTGCTCTTCAAATCTTCACTCCTACCCCTTATTAattctctttgcttttctaaACCCTGTTTATGCATAAACATGCATATCTCCCTTTAAGTGAACATGCTGcagttttattattattattattattattattattattattattattaaccCTCTGTCAGTTCCCTCACTAGAGAACTCACATAATTATGTTTTGATACCCAGGTGGACTAATTAAGTACTGGAGCAGAAAAAGTGGGGCTCAAAAAATGGAGCACCATCAAGCTTAATATTGTAGAGAAACATATCTAGAAAAAAATCTAGAAAATGCTAAACTGGTACATGCTCACTGCTCTTCCCCCACACTCAGACCATCAGCTTGCAAGAAGtgttattatattttatattgctGGAATATAAAGTCTATGGAATAATGGAATAATATGATCTTGTTACTCTGATACCCTCGTTGAAGATTTGTGTGGAGCTTTTCAGTTGTGACCCTACACCTGGAGCTGCACTAGGGAGAACTCCTAGGATCACTGCTACTTTTCATTTTAGTCTGGTTGTAAATATGAGCTGTGTGAGCTGGCCTTGCTCACACCAAAGCAGAGAAGGCGTGGAGGAGGATCTAACAAACATCCCAAAAGGGATGAGGAACATGAGAGGAACGTGACCAAGAAGACAGAACCAGGCCTTGCACCAGGAACGAGAGACAACAGGCATGAGCTGAAACAAGGGAActttggattggattggattgaaACATTTCCATCATGAGGACAGTTGAGCTGTGGAAAAGCTTGCCCAGCAAGACTGTGCAGGTTTCCAAAACTATATTGGAAAAAGCCCAGAATAACCTGGTCTGATCTCCAAGCTCACCATACTTTCAGCAGAAGGTTGGACCACAAACTTCCTGAAgttccttccaacctaaacaattctgtaatattaaaaaccaattttttttgcACTTTCTGCCCTACTTATCAGCTTATTGAAATCACAGTGTAATGGGTCTTCTTACTTATTTCCAATGCCTGGCTGGCACCTGCCATCTGCAAACTTTCTGGTAcaattttgtttgctttcagcTGATTCAAAGCTGTTAGTAAGTACAGCCTGAAGAACAGGTGCTCCCAGAATGGTGATTTATATTACTGGAATACAGAGTCTATGGAATAATGGAATAATATGATCTTGTTACTCTGTTCAGTGACAAGGATTTACAGAAAGCCATGGGAACCAATACCACACCTCTCAATGAGGACTGAGAGGGCAGCTACTGCACATTCCATTTTAAATCTTCTGTTCATGGCTGGTGTTTGTCAAAGGTCACAAAGCAACTTGAAGACAACATGATGAtcatacaaaaaaaattaaataaaatccagAATTGCTCACTGACTCATGGTCTGGCCAACAAAACAGCTACCCTAAGACACAATGGTCATGCAGGTCTATCAAATGTCCTTCAGTTTTCTGCCTCAGTCACCTGCATATCAGCATTGTGCAGCAATAGAAGTGTCAGCAGAAAGGACATCAGGCTGTATATTTGGTGtcttatttcaaaagaaatgagTTTCCCTCTCTGTAAAAACACAATGTGACCCCACTTTTATTCCACTTTGACCTGCATTCCATTTTGAATGATAGAATTAAATACTTTCAAGGAGATTTCTGGAGGATAAAAGCAACAAAAACCATGGTTCAGCTGGCTTTTCCAATTCCTACAAAAATTGCTCCAGTGTAACTCCTGACAGCTTGTTcccacatatatatatatatatatacatatatatatgtatatacacgatttctttttaaaccttAGCAGATTCTCCATTTTAAGTGGTTTTATGTAGCAAGAAAAATTCACAGCTCAGGATAGCATTCAGCACAGAACAGATTTACCACTCATATTTAACACTTTAAGACTTATTCATATTTACCACTGCCCCAACACCTACTGCTTCATGCTTATTCATGCAGATTATTAAATAGGCCAGAGAGAATTACCAGATAGAACATTTATAACACTCAAATATGATATCCTGAAATTAATCTCATCACTGGCATCCAGCTTCTGACAGCTTAGGAGCTTCAGACAGAGCTCCTCACCAAGCATACTCCCCTGACAAGTCatagctgctgtgagatgctACATTGCTTAGAATTTCAGTGGTTTTCTTCCATTCTACTCCAGTCCAATTTATCTTCTGGACTTTCATGACTGCCAAACTCGTctgggtggggtttttgtttgtttatttttggtttgtttgggtttgttgtttttgtttgtttgtttgggtttgttggggtttttttttgtttttttgtggtttggttttggtttgtttttataatCTCCTTTGAATCCCAGTTTTCTTCCATTCTGAATTCTACAGGCCATTGTAAATGATTAATAAACAGATACTGGTGGCAATCAAAGGAGCATCTCTAGAATCCCTCTGAAATGCTGTCAGGTCACTGGCTGGAACAAGGGACTGCAAGTTAAAGCTCACCAAGTTCCCccaagaggaagaggaggtcAAGGCTGATCTTTACCCAGTTTAATACCACCACAAATCAATTCCTTATTCCCAGCCCTCATCTGCTAAGCAGCAGCCTTAGTACCCCTCCTTGGAGCTGTCCTGCATCCTGACACATCCATCCCGACTTTCTGCCAGCCTCACAATCCACTGGGGGCTCTCTGATCAGTTTTCCCCTACGCCTGCTTGGCTCTTTCATGGCTCCTGCTGCGAACAGGGAAAATCTTCCACAGtccttccctctgccccagccaagGGACAGCACgggcaagggcagagctgcccactGGCATCACACAGGAGAATCCCCACGCTCCTGCCctctgtgcccacctgtgcccGTGCCCACCGCCTCACCTTGATGAGCTTGCAGCGGATCTGGGCAGACACCATGTGGCTGTTGCGGAGGTTGCCCACACGGAACATGAGGCAGAGCTTGGCATCGCGCTGCGAGATGACGGCGGCGCGGCTGAACATGAGGGTCTCGGCTCGCTTCTTGGGCTGCGACATCTTGATGAACATGCAGCCGATGAGGAACGCGTCCACCACGGAGCCCAGCAGCGACTGGAAGAGGAACAGCACGATGCCCTCGGGGCAGCGCTCCGTGATGTAGCGGTGCCCGTAGCCGATGGTGGCCTCGGTCTCGACGAAGAAGAGGAAGGCGGAGGGGAAGTTGTACACGTTGGCCACACACGGGCTGTACGAGTCACCGTGCGCCTGCTGCAGGTCCCCGCGCAGGTAGGCGATGCCCCACCACATGGAGGCCATCACCAGCCAGGCCACCGTGTAGGTCAGCAGGAAGATGAGCAGGTTCCAGCGCCACTTGAGGTCCACCAGCGTGGTGAAGAAGTCGGAGAGGTAGCGGCTGCTCTCGCCGCCCAGGTTGCCGTGCTGCACGTTGCAGCGCCCGTTCTTG
The sequence above is a segment of the Agelaius phoeniceus isolate bAgePho1 chromosome 26, bAgePho1.hap1, whole genome shotgun sequence genome. Coding sequences within it:
- the LOC129130913 gene encoding LOW QUALITY PROTEIN: G protein-activated inward rectifier potassium channel 1-like (The sequence of the model RefSeq protein was modified relative to this genomic sequence to represent the inferred CDS: deleted 1 base in 1 codon), with product MAAVRRKFGDEYQAVGLARCSARRERQRFVDKNGRCNVQHGNLGGESSRYLSDFFTTLVDLKWRWNLLIFLLTYTVAWLVMASMWWGIAYLRGDLQQAHGDSYSPCVANVYNFPSAFLFFVETEATIGYGHRYITERCPEGIVLFLFQSLLGSVVDAFLIGCMFIKMSQPKKRAETLMFSRAAVISQRDAKLCLMFRVGNLRNSHMVSAQIRCKLIKSRQTPEGEFLPLDQCELDVGFGTGADQLFLVSPLTICHEINSESPFFCLSQRSLRSEQFEIVVILEGIVETTGMTCQARTSYTEDEVLWGHRFLPVMSLEDGFFRVDYSQFHATFEVPTPPYSVKEQEENLSQSSLLNSPFEKKSRREQVCPPDCADVAGEKNKLPAKLQKISSRKEGLPPRALRVSSCNTQKNFSTGDLLEIEEMSPMSDGEDSDHRMQLKALKINAKALTQSTSKLELQKDFPGMGTLEVKLEDNFPAKLEKMNSDRFF